From a single Micromonas commoda chromosome 5, complete sequence genomic region:
- a CDS encoding predicted protein translates to MTDPSTMTVAQLKEELKARGLDATGLKAALLARLQAALESAGDDAGDDAKSDDHADAPAAVDADPPNGDDDDDDDDEEAASPAQSEPPLAKAVSDSIEKKKRKRGGDGGDAKGEEEKTADAKGDPDEEAGNGRSKALKVDGSAAASASNLAAASSAPSFDMPPITIDPNTGKASIEINVKGNEGRVIGKGGETVKHIERKFAVKIEMRRERGTCVVTGAEAVMRDAAALISEVIERGDVNKGDRASAGSIPSGSFGGPQMETPGTMIAKLLASAQAKIDSGEDASAADFPEVLRGDDMEEHVAIEVPCPGQEGRVIGRGGATIKEIERQSGASAKVVKGTGRCDVSGPRGRVILARRIVLETMALPVDPFGAGAPGKREAGDWTCPQCNASCFRSKTSCFNCGAPKPAAAYGQPQQMGYGQPQQMGYGQPQQMGYGMQQQQGYGMQQPMMGGGYGGGGGAKTSVEVPCMGSEGRIIGKGGDMIKYIQNSTGTKLDMRRDKGTVQVTGTPEAVAAAEAMVREVIENGDTRDKGGLQPPQNLGQPGMGGGQGQYAQPVGGGQVMGGGYAMAPPGQVQMVAVPVQGGYVQAGQPMAQGQYGQPMMMAVPAQQGQAQYQYQPQGQYAYVDASQVQGAVYVPQQQTAAQQQQPGAQAVAGAEWGQAQQQQQQAAAAPAAAPAGGEWQTHYSEGRAYYYNTATGETRWA, encoded by the exons ATGACGGATCCGAGCACGATGACGGTCGCGCAGCTTAAGGAGGAGCTGAAGGCGCGCGggctggacgcgacgggcctGAAGGCCGCGCTGCTGGCGCGCCTGCAGGCGGCACTCGAATcagcgggcgacgacgccggcgacgacgcgaagagcG ACGACCACGCCGatgcccccgcggcggtagATGCAGATCCcccgaacggcgacgacgacgacgacgacgacgacgaggaggccgcgtcgccggcccAATCCGAACCTCCGCTCGCGAAGGCCGTCTCGGACTCCatcgagaagaagaagcgcaagcgcggaggcgacggcggcgacgcgaaaggcgaggaggagaagaccgccgacgcgaaagGGGACCCGGACGAAGAAGCGGGCAACGGACGCTCGAAGGCTCTCAAGGTGgacggatccgccgcggcgtccgcctcgaacctcgccgccgcctcgtccgccccgTCGTTCGACATGCCCCCGATCACGATCGATCCCAACACCGGCAAGGCGTCCATCGAGATCAACGTCAAGGGCAACGAGGGCCGCGTCATCGGCAAGGGGGGCGAGACGGTGAAACACATCGAGCGCAAATTCGCGGTGAAGATTGAGATGCGCAGAGAACGCGGGACGTGCGTCGtgacgggcgccgaggcggtcatgcgggacgccgcggcgctcatctcGGAGGtgatcgagcgcggcgacgtcaacaagggcgatcgcgcgagcgcgggttcGATACCCAGCGGGAGCTTTGGCGGCCCGCAGATGgagacgccggggacgatgaTCGCCAAactgctcgcgtccgcgcaggCGAAGATCGACTctggcgaggacgcgtcggccgcggacTTTCCCGAGGTGCTCAGGGGCGACGACATGGAGGAACACGTGGCCATCGAGGTGCCGTGCCCCGGCCAGGAGGGCCGCGTCAtaggccgcggcggcgcgaccaTCAAGGAGATTGAGCGACAGAGCGGAGCCAGCGCGAAGGTTGTCAAGGGCACTGGCCGGTGCGACGTGTCCGGACCGCGCGGCAGGGtcatcctcgcgcgtcggatCGTGCTGGAGACCATGGCGCTTCCGGTCGAtccgttcggcgcgggcgcgccggggaaGCGGGAGGCTGGCGACTGGACGTGCCCGCAGTGCAACGCCAGTTGCTTTCGATCCAAGACTTCGTGCTTCAACTGCGGCGCGCcgaaacccgcggcggcttaCGGGCAGCCGCAACAGATGGGATACGGGCAGCCGCAACAGATGGGATACGGGCAGCCGCAACAGATGGGATACGGcatgcagcagcagcagggtTACGGCATGCAGCAGCCGATGATGGGgggcggctacggcggcggcggcggcgccaagaCCTCGGTCGAGGTGCCGTGTATGGGCAGCGAGGGACGCATCATCGGGAAAGGCGGGGACATGATCAAGTACATTCAGAACAGCACCGGCACCAAGCTGGACATGCGCAGGGACAAGGGCACGGTTCAGGTGACGGGCACGCcggaggcggtcgccgcggctgaggcgATGGTTCGCGAAGTCATCGAAAACGGCGACACTCGCGACAAGGGCGGGCTGCAACCCCCGCAAAACCTGGGCCAGCCGggcatgggcggcgggcAGGGGCAGTACGCGCAACCCGTTGGCGGGGGGCAGGTGATGGGCGGAGGGTACGCCATGGCGCCGCCCGGTCAGGTGCAGATGGTGGCGGTGCCGGTGCAGGGGGGATACGTTCAGGCTGGTCAGCCGATGGCGCAGGGTCAGTACGGACAGCCGATGATGATGGCGGTCCCCGCTCAGCAGGGGCAGGCGCAGTACCAGTACCAGCCTCAGGGTCAGTACGCCTACGTGGACGCGAGCCAGGTGCAGGGCGCGGTGTACGTGCCCCAGCagcagacggcggcgcagcagcagcagccgggGGCGCAGGCGGTGGCTGGCGCGGAGTGGGGCcaggcgcagcagcagcagcagcaggccgcggcggcgcccgcggcggcccccgccggcggcgagtggCAGACGCACTACTCGGAGGGACGCGCGTATTACTACAACACGGCCACCGGGGAGACCCGCTGGGCGTGA
- a CDS encoding predicted protein, which produces KVEYFGVVRVRGDGRCMFRAMAVGLAHITNKMLTSSSEEHEADQLRLAVAESMCRTAEKRRKFQDAETAISFEMPMATYCKRILQPTFWGGEPELLVLCHLLRRPIVVYLPAAKVRSAGTNNGFVAIQTYGGEYAVSKKTGKERKPVRLLFNGDNHYDALI; this is translated from the coding sequence AAGGTGGAGTACTTCGGCGTGgtgcgcgttcgcggcgacgggcggtgcATGTTCCGCGCGATGGCCGTCGGGCTCGCGCACATCACCAACAAGATGctcacctcgtcgtcggaggagcACGAGGCGGACCAGCTCAggctcgcggtcgccgagtCCATGTGTCGCACCGCGGAGAAGCGCAGAAAGTTCCaggacgcggagacggcaATCTCGTTCGAGATGCCGATGGCGACGTACTGCAAGCGTATCCTGCAGCCGACGTTCTGGGGAGGCGAGCCGGAGCTGCTGGTCCTGTGCCACCTGCTCAGACGGCCAATCGTGGTGTAcctgcccgcggcgaaggtgcgAAGCGCGGGGACGAACAACGGGTTCGTGGCGATCCAGACGTACGGCGGCGAGTACGCGGTGAGCAAGAAGACGGGCAAGGAGAGGAAGCCGGTGCGCTTGCTCTTCAACGGCGATAACCATTACGACGCGCTCATCtga
- a CDS encoding predicted protein encodes MVDGRVVKLELYSLGLCAVPAEIGQLTSLTELHLHNNQLTSVPAEIGQLTSLEWLSLSRNQLTSVPAEIGQLASLKVLYLGGIKLTSVPAEIGQLTSLEELNLEHNALTSLPAEIGQLTSLKWLNLEHNQLTSVPAAIRELRAARCYVDLDRGVTVDE; translated from the coding sequence ATGGTTGACGGCCGAGTGGTGAAGCTCGAGTTGTACAGCTTGGGACTATGCGCGGTGCCGGcagagatcgggcagctcacgtcgctgacggagTTGCACCTCCACAACAACCAGCTGACGAGTGTGCCagcggagatcgggcagctcacgtcgctggagtgGTTGAGCCTCAGccgcaatcagctgacgagcgtgccggcggagatcgggcagctcgcgtcgctgaagGTGTTGTACCTCGGCGGCATtaagctgacgagcgtgccggcggagatcgggcagctcacatCGCTGGAGGAGTTGAACCTCGAGCACAATGCGctgacgagcctgccggcggagatcgggcagctcacgtcgctgaagtGGTTGAACCTCGAGcacaatcagctgacgagcgtgccggctgCGATACGCGAGCTCAGAGCGGCGCGATGTTATGTGGATCTGGATCGCGGCgtgacggtggacgagtAA
- a CDS encoding predicted protein, whose translation MAKSGALLLLFRDPDGTLDRARRALRGAFPGAPSKQTAIAHCTLLRAFPRASGGDTPIGEDSSSSFGGALSGRALADVSASCARWTHRLAGARVKVSRAWLVREERFSSVDGPRSSFHL comes from the coding sequence ATGGCCAAATCGGGCGCCCTGCTCTTGCTCTTTCGGGACCCGGACGGCACGctggatcgcgcgcgccgcgcgctgcgggGCGCGTTCCCCGGGGCGCCCTCGAAGCAGACCGCCATCGCGCACTGCACGCTCCTGAGGGCGTTTCCGAGGGCAAGCGGCGGTGACACACCAATCGGCGaggactcgtcgtcgtcgttcggcgGGGCGCTGAGCGGgagggcgctggcggacgtgagcgcgtcgtgcgcgcggtggacgcacaggctggcgggggcgcgggtgaAGGTGAGCCGCGCGTGGCTGGTGCGGGAGGAGCGGTTCTCGTCCGTGGACGGCCCGCGGTCGTCTTTCCACCtgtga